A window of Prolixibacter sp. SD074 contains these coding sequences:
- a CDS encoding Hsp20/alpha crystallin family protein, translated as MKKEFKQTTKVLNLKVRRVFIMAIVKSNNRMFPSVPSFIDNFFSRDLMDWTNSNFADMNSTLPAVNVKESDDEYVIEVAAPGLSKDDFKVDLDNDRLTISSEKQEENKTEENGKYTQREFRYQAFQRTFHLPGNTVESEKIAAKYKDGILCVTLPKREEVKPKPAKQIKIS; from the coding sequence TTGAAAAAGGAATTCAAACAAACAACTAAAGTGTTAAACTTAAAAGTTAGGAGGGTTTTTATCATGGCAATTGTTAAATCAAACAACCGGATGTTCCCGTCTGTCCCTTCTTTCATAGATAACTTTTTCTCAAGGGACTTGATGGATTGGACAAATTCTAATTTTGCTGATATGAACAGCACGTTGCCAGCTGTGAATGTCAAGGAATCGGATGACGAGTATGTCATTGAAGTAGCTGCTCCGGGTCTGTCCAAAGATGATTTTAAAGTTGATTTGGACAACGACCGTTTGACCATTTCTTCCGAAAAGCAAGAAGAAAACAAAACAGAAGAAAATGGCAAATACACGCAGCGCGAGTTCAGGTACCAGGCTTTCCAACGTACGTTCCACCTGCCGGGGAATACGGTAGAGAGCGAGAAGATTGCCGCTAAGTATAAAGATGGGATTTTGTGCGTTACACTTCCTAAACGGGAAGAAGTGAAGCCGAAACCTGCCAAACAAATCAAAATTTCATAA
- a CDS encoding ATP-binding protein, with product MFTKDSFQRKLFVYYFSLFVVFTMSILIYQYQREKDYRKGQLDASLESYTNLTDQYIRHEGIYSSSNFAKLDSLKALIPTDEVRITVINHDGKVLYDSSVKDYTHMENHLHRPELQKSIYSDFGANLRKSATTGKNYYYFARFYQDYFVRAAAVYNMQIRHFLKAEKTFIIFILFLFFVIWFVLRLVSRRMGDSIYKLKDFAVTIRRGGIYDRNIQFPDDELGVISHEIIKLYKQLRRTKDELTQEKEKLFSHLFVLNEGVAFFSSGKKTLLSNNHFIHFINIISEESTISAEQVFQVKAFETINQFLGETLKSETEYFLHDLPRMELNLQVAGRYFHVQCIVFQDKTFEIIITDNTKLARQRLMKQQMTSNIAHELKTPIASARGYLETILESPDLDPEKQRHFIEKANGQVNRLTKLVGDIALLNKIEEAGEYYAIEKVTVGKLISEVVDSFQTMISRKSVVVEVDVEYDLVIKGNYSLVFSIFQNLMENALNYAGENITITIKHYLEDDKFHYFAFSDNGIGIAEEHLSRLFERFYRIDTGRSRKLGGTGLGLAIVKHAVVYQKGEITVRNRKEGGLEFLFSLPRFIEKK from the coding sequence ATGTTTACAAAAGACAGCTTTCAACGGAAATTATTCGTCTATTACTTCTCTCTTTTTGTGGTGTTTACGATGTCGATCCTGATATATCAGTATCAACGCGAAAAGGACTACCGGAAAGGACAATTGGATGCCTCGCTTGAAAGCTATACCAATCTGACGGATCAATACATCCGGCACGAAGGAATTTATTCCAGTAGCAATTTTGCCAAACTCGATTCACTAAAAGCGCTGATTCCAACGGATGAGGTTCGTATTACGGTCATTAATCACGATGGCAAAGTATTATACGATAGCTCGGTGAAGGATTATACACACATGGAGAACCACCTTCATCGCCCTGAATTGCAAAAATCCATCTACTCCGATTTTGGTGCCAACCTGAGAAAATCGGCCACTACGGGCAAGAACTACTACTATTTTGCCCGGTTTTACCAGGATTATTTTGTTCGGGCAGCCGCCGTTTACAACATGCAAATTCGGCATTTCCTGAAAGCAGAGAAAACATTCATTATATTCATCCTCTTCCTGTTTTTCGTGATTTGGTTTGTTCTCCGTTTGGTTTCCCGTCGTATGGGCGACAGTATCTACAAACTGAAGGATTTTGCAGTAACAATTCGTCGCGGTGGGATCTACGATCGGAATATTCAGTTTCCTGATGATGAACTGGGAGTAATTAGTCACGAAATTATTAAGCTCTATAAGCAACTCCGCAGAACAAAAGATGAACTGACCCAGGAGAAAGAAAAACTATTCAGTCACCTTTTCGTGCTAAATGAAGGAGTGGCATTCTTTTCGTCCGGGAAGAAGACATTGCTTTCCAATAATCATTTCATTCATTTCATTAACATTATTTCGGAAGAATCCACTATTTCGGCCGAGCAGGTTTTTCAAGTCAAAGCATTTGAAACGATCAACCAATTCCTCGGCGAAACACTGAAGTCGGAAACCGAGTATTTCCTGCATGATTTGCCACGCATGGAGCTGAATCTTCAGGTAGCTGGTCGCTATTTCCATGTTCAGTGTATTGTTTTCCAGGACAAGACTTTTGAAATTATTATTACCGATAATACCAAGCTGGCTCGGCAACGGCTGATGAAACAGCAGATGACTTCGAATATTGCGCACGAGCTGAAAACGCCCATTGCTTCGGCAAGAGGGTATCTCGAAACGATTCTCGAGTCGCCGGATCTGGATCCGGAAAAACAACGCCACTTTATCGAAAAAGCCAACGGCCAGGTAAACCGTTTAACCAAACTGGTAGGCGATATTGCTTTATTAAATAAGATTGAAGAGGCAGGTGAATATTATGCCATCGAAAAGGTGACGGTTGGCAAGTTGATTTCGGAAGTTGTCGACAGTTTCCAGACGATGATCAGCCGGAAGAGCGTGGTGGTGGAAGTCGATGTGGAATACGATTTGGTTATAAAGGGTAATTACTCACTGGTATTCTCCATCTTCCAGAATCTGATGGAAAATGCGCTGAACTACGCCGGTGAAAACATAACCATCACCATCAAACATTATCTCGAAGACGATAAGTTCCACTATTTCGCTTTCTCCGATAATGGTATTGGTATCGCCGAGGAACATCTTTCACGCCTCTTCGAACGGTTCTACCGTATTGATACCGGGCGTTCACGTAAATTAGGAGGAACAGGATTGGGACTGGCCATCGTGAAACACGCCGTGGTGTATCAGAAAGGCGAGATTACCGTACGTAACCGGAAAGAAGGAGGACTGGAATTCTTGTTCTCGCTGCCTCGTTTCATCGAAAAGAAATAA
- a CDS encoding response regulator transcription factor, translating into MAKDKPRILIVDDEEDICEILQFNLESEGYETDVAYSAEDAVTQKLKKYNLILLDVMMGKMSGFRLAEKIRKDMGLTVPIIFLTAKDTENDVVTGFNIGADDYIAKPFSIKEVVVRVKAVLRRTSGEIQHVEPVITSGKFKLDTEVKRLLIEDKKIDLTRKEFEVMRLLMENEGRIFPREDILSRVWSDDVVVTDRTVDVNITRLRKKLGEYGKCIRNKSGFGYYFEV; encoded by the coding sequence ATGGCAAAAGATAAACCTCGCATTTTAATTGTTGACGATGAAGAGGATATTTGCGAAATCCTTCAGTTTAACTTAGAAAGTGAAGGTTATGAGACTGATGTAGCCTATTCTGCTGAAGATGCAGTGACCCAAAAGCTCAAGAAGTATAACCTGATTTTGCTGGATGTGATGATGGGAAAAATGTCGGGTTTTCGCCTGGCTGAAAAGATTCGGAAAGACATGGGGCTGACGGTTCCAATCATTTTTCTCACCGCAAAGGATACTGAGAATGACGTTGTAACAGGCTTCAATATCGGAGCCGACGATTATATTGCAAAACCATTTTCGATAAAAGAGGTGGTGGTACGGGTAAAAGCGGTTTTGCGCCGCACTAGTGGTGAAATACAGCACGTTGAGCCCGTTATTACTTCCGGTAAGTTTAAACTCGACACAGAAGTAAAACGCCTGCTGATTGAAGACAAGAAAATTGATTTGACTCGAAAGGAGTTCGAAGTGATGCGGTTATTAATGGAAAATGAGGGAAGGATCTTCCCCCGTGAAGATATTCTTAGCCGTGTATGGAGCGATGATGTGGTGGTTACCGACCGGACCGTTGATGTGAACATTACACGGTTGCGCAAGAAATTGGGAGAGTATGGAAAGTGCATCCGGAACAAGTCGGGTTTTGGCTATTATTTTGAGGTTTAA
- the phoU gene encoding phosphate signaling complex protein PhoU, whose product MNVKKENAILDILSRFEDMANLILHQLDLVEGVMSQGEAEVPDEVSKEIKSNEKKINKLDVKIGEKIINTIVLQKPVASDLRQMMAIYQMVSDLERIGDLVTNIAGSIPRIKDEAVFERLSDVISNMLISSVNMVRKSILSFINNDREYAIWTIKNDSVIDELNHKLIKKTVKKSKLPKETQDMLLSFININSIISNIERIADHATNVAEASIYSLDGTDIRHQHIDLDDDD is encoded by the coding sequence ATGAATGTAAAAAAGGAAAACGCGATACTCGATATTCTTTCCCGTTTTGAGGACATGGCCAACCTTATCCTTCATCAACTCGACCTGGTTGAGGGAGTTATGAGCCAGGGTGAGGCCGAGGTTCCGGACGAGGTTTCGAAAGAAATTAAGAGTAACGAGAAAAAAATCAATAAGCTGGATGTGAAAATCGGCGAAAAAATCATTAACACCATTGTACTGCAAAAGCCCGTTGCTTCCGACTTACGTCAGATGATGGCTATTTATCAGATGGTTAGTGATTTGGAACGAATTGGTGACTTAGTGACCAATATTGCTGGTTCAATACCCAGGATTAAAGATGAAGCGGTATTTGAGCGTTTGTCAGATGTTATTTCCAATATGTTGATTTCGAGCGTTAATATGGTTCGGAAGTCGATTCTTTCGTTCATTAATAACGATAGGGAATATGCCATTTGGACCATTAAAAACGATTCGGTGATTGACGAACTCAATCATAAACTCATTAAGAAAACCGTAAAAAAGAGCAAACTGCCCAAGGAAACGCAGGATATGTTGCTCAGTTTCATTAATATCAACAGTATTATTTCGAATATTGAACGAATTGCCGATCATGCAACTAACGTAGCTGAAGCATCGATTTACTCACTTGATGGGACTGATATCCGCCACCAGCATATTGATTTGGATGATGATGATTAA
- the pstB gene encoding phosphate ABC transporter ATP-binding protein PstB — MNENIIEVKDPVLSIKNLSIAYDKGGKYAIKDVSVEVKRDAITAIMGPSGCGKSTLLRAINRMHELYPNIVTEGKIMLNDEDVYDMSTIKLRRKIGMVFQRPNPFPTMSIADNVIAGYKLNGIRLKKSEKEEIVETSLRDVALWDEVRESLFKKGTFLSGGQQQRLCIARALAFKPDVILLDEPTSALDPVATARVEDLLVELKKNYTIVLVTHNMSQAARISDNAMFMYLGELVEYDKTKTMFTNPKDSRTEGYLTGKFG; from the coding sequence ATGAACGAAAATATTATTGAAGTAAAAGATCCGGTTTTGTCCATTAAGAACTTGTCGATTGCTTACGACAAGGGAGGTAAATACGCCATTAAAGATGTTTCGGTAGAGGTAAAACGCGATGCCATTACGGCGATAATGGGCCCATCTGGCTGCGGGAAAAGTACTTTGTTGCGAGCCATAAACCGCATGCACGAGTTATATCCCAACATTGTTACAGAAGGAAAAATCATGTTGAATGATGAAGACGTTTATGACATGTCGACCATTAAGCTCAGGCGGAAGATTGGAATGGTTTTTCAACGCCCGAATCCATTCCCGACCATGAGCATTGCTGACAATGTGATTGCCGGGTACAAGCTCAATGGAATCCGTTTGAAGAAAAGTGAGAAAGAAGAAATTGTTGAAACGTCGCTCCGTGATGTGGCTTTGTGGGACGAAGTAAGGGAGTCGCTCTTTAAGAAGGGAACTTTCCTTTCGGGTGGACAGCAGCAAAGGTTGTGTATTGCCCGGGCGCTGGCTTTCAAACCGGATGTGATTTTGCTGGATGAGCCGACTTCGGCGCTCGATCCGGTAGCTACGGCTCGCGTGGAAGATCTGCTGGTAGAGTTGAAGAAAAATTACACCATCGTTTTGGTGACGCATAACATGTCGCAGGCGGCCCGTATTTCAGATAACGCCATGTTTATGTATCTTGGAGAATTGGTGGAATATGACAAAACCAAAACCATGTTCACCAATCCGAAGGATTCTCGTACCGAAGGATACCTTACCGGAAAATTCGGTTGA
- the pstA gene encoding phosphate ABC transporter permease PstA, which yields MKATVIRDHSKARNTKNKVFLGAVIFFSLLTILPIAFIIGELVIKGIGQINLSFFTQIAPDTLEAMTAKTNGETIPGGIANGITGSILIVLLAAVMAIPFGIIIGIYLYENQGKRYSNVIRDITDVLQGVPSIVLGLIVYLWVVKNITNGYSALAGSVSLSIMMLPLIIRSTEETLKMIPETLKEAAVALGVPYHKIILRVLIPSSFSGLLTGILISISRILGETAPLMLTTLGNPQINWDITQPTSAVPLLIWDFYNDPNMVSLIWSSSLFLMGFVLTLNIISKRISAKHSIH from the coding sequence ATGAAAGCTACGGTAATCCGTGACCACTCCAAAGCGAGAAATACCAAGAACAAGGTATTTTTGGGGGCTGTCATTTTCTTTTCGCTTCTGACGATTCTTCCGATTGCATTTATTATCGGGGAGTTGGTGATTAAAGGAATTGGGCAAATTAATCTCTCATTCTTTACGCAAATTGCTCCTGATACACTGGAAGCAATGACGGCAAAAACAAATGGTGAAACGATTCCGGGAGGAATTGCCAACGGTATAACGGGTTCCATTCTGATTGTTCTCTTGGCAGCGGTAATGGCTATTCCGTTCGGAATCATTATTGGAATTTACTTGTACGAAAACCAGGGGAAACGTTATTCCAATGTGATTCGTGATATCACCGATGTTCTTCAGGGAGTACCATCCATCGTTCTTGGTTTGATAGTCTACCTGTGGGTGGTAAAAAATATTACGAATGGTTATTCTGCCCTGGCAGGTAGTGTGTCACTATCCATCATGATGTTACCTTTAATTATCCGGTCGACGGAAGAAACGTTGAAAATGATTCCCGAAACATTGAAAGAAGCTGCGGTAGCCCTGGGCGTTCCTTATCACAAAATCATTCTTCGCGTATTGATTCCCTCCAGTTTCAGCGGATTGCTCACGGGTATTCTGATTTCTATCTCCCGAATTTTGGGGGAAACGGCACCGCTGATGTTGACAACGCTTGGGAACCCGCAGATAAACTGGGACATCACTCAACCAACGAGTGCGGTGCCTTTGTTGATTTGGGATTTCTACAACGATCCCAATATGGTTAGTTTGATATGGAGTTCATCCCTGTTTTTGATGGGATTCGTATTGACACTGAATATCATTTCCAAACGAATTTCAGCAAAACATAGTATTCATTAA
- the pstC gene encoding phosphate ABC transporter permease subunit PstC: MNSDKITKYILFTASLLILVVAGGMAFSLIRGAIPAFDHFGWHFITSTDWDPTEGRENYGALPFIAGTMSTSVLALLISIPMAFSTSLFVAEYFRKTRVASVLSSMVDLLAGIPSIVYGLWGFYTLRPFIVSLGLSAQGYGIFTSGIILAIMIIPYATSLSNEIITMVPNELKEAAYSLGATRLEVIFNVIIPNARSGIVASYILAFGRALGETMAVTMLIGNANKVPTGLFSTGNTMASVIANQFGEAAGLKLSSLIAIGLLLFVITALVNAAGKFIIRKLS; this comes from the coding sequence ATGAATAGCGATAAGATTACAAAATACATTTTATTTACAGCATCATTATTGATACTGGTAGTCGCAGGCGGTATGGCCTTCTCCTTAATCAGGGGGGCCATACCTGCCTTCGATCATTTTGGTTGGCATTTTATTACATCAACAGATTGGGATCCTACGGAGGGACGTGAAAATTACGGTGCTTTGCCGTTTATCGCTGGTACCATGAGCACATCGGTTTTGGCATTGCTCATTTCCATTCCGATGGCTTTCTCAACGTCGTTATTTGTTGCCGAGTATTTCCGGAAAACCAGGGTTGCTTCGGTATTAAGTTCGATGGTTGATCTGCTGGCCGGAATACCGTCAATCGTTTACGGCTTGTGGGGATTTTATACATTAAGGCCATTCATCGTCAGTCTCGGACTCAGTGCACAGGGATACGGAATTTTTACGTCGGGCATTATTTTGGCCATTATGATCATTCCGTATGCCACTTCCCTCAGTAACGAAATCATCACCATGGTACCGAATGAACTGAAAGAAGCAGCTTATTCGCTCGGTGCCACCCGGCTCGAAGTCATTTTCAATGTGATTATTCCCAATGCCCGTTCGGGTATTGTTGCCAGTTATATTCTGGCTTTTGGACGCGCTTTGGGAGAAACCATGGCCGTCACCATGTTGATTGGTAATGCAAACAAGGTTCCAACGGGGCTTTTCAGCACGGGAAATACCATGGCCAGTGTCATTGCCAACCAATTCGGCGAAGCAGCCGGTTTAAAATTAAGCTCACTGATTGCAATTGGCTTACTGTTGTTTGTGATAACAGCGTTGGTCAATGCTGCCGGTAAGTTTATTATTCGAAAATTATCCTGA
- the pstS gene encoding phosphate ABC transporter substrate-binding protein PstS: MKKILILLAVVTAFTACKSGSKKKGATEKSANSEISLSAAGATFPMPFYNMAFKKYTGETGVLMTYGGIGSGGGIRSLKDKVVDFGASDAFLTDGQATEMPAPIVHIPTCMGAVVVAFNLPNIESIKLTNDALAKIFLGQITKWNDPELKKLNPETKFPDMAISVVHRSDGSGTTFIFSDYLTKVSPEWAEKVGKGKSLKWPVGMGAKGNPGVAGTVSQTIGAVGYIGSEYAFAQKISYALLQNSSGNYIKPSLESVSAAAKGDIPDDTRVMLNNSSAPDAYPISGFTWIILYKDQNYDGRSKAQAEATVKFLDWLVSPEAQSLARQVNYAPLPAPAVEKAKAILRSVTYDGQPLLK; encoded by the coding sequence ATGAAAAAGATCTTAATTTTATTGGCTGTCGTAACGGCGTTTACAGCGTGCAAAAGCGGCAGTAAGAAAAAAGGTGCCACTGAGAAATCGGCCAATAGTGAAATCTCGCTGAGTGCGGCGGGAGCAACCTTCCCAATGCCGTTTTACAACATGGCATTCAAGAAATATACCGGTGAAACTGGTGTGTTGATGACTTACGGTGGAATTGGCTCAGGCGGTGGTATTCGCAGCCTGAAAGATAAAGTAGTTGATTTCGGTGCAAGCGATGCATTCCTAACAGATGGGCAGGCAACTGAAATGCCGGCACCTATTGTTCATATTCCAACTTGTATGGGAGCGGTAGTAGTTGCGTTCAATCTTCCAAATATCGAGTCGATAAAACTGACTAATGACGCGTTGGCTAAGATTTTCCTGGGACAGATTACCAAATGGAATGATCCGGAATTGAAAAAGCTGAATCCGGAAACGAAATTCCCGGATATGGCTATTTCCGTTGTTCACCGTTCAGACGGTAGTGGAACCACCTTCATCTTCAGTGACTATCTGACTAAAGTAAGTCCTGAATGGGCTGAAAAAGTTGGTAAAGGCAAATCCCTGAAGTGGCCTGTAGGTATGGGTGCAAAAGGTAATCCTGGTGTAGCCGGGACCGTTAGCCAAACAATTGGTGCTGTTGGTTACATTGGTTCTGAATATGCTTTCGCACAGAAAATTTCGTACGCATTGTTGCAGAATTCATCAGGTAACTACATCAAACCTTCACTGGAGTCAGTTAGTGCTGCCGCTAAAGGTGATATTCCTGACGATACCCGTGTCATGCTGAACAACTCTTCTGCACCGGATGCTTATCCTATCAGTGGATTTACCTGGATCATCCTATACAAAGATCAGAACTACGATGGCCGTTCAAAAGCACAGGCTGAAGCAACAGTAAAATTCCTCGATTGGCTGGTATCACCTGAAGCTCAGTCATTGGCCCGTCAGGTAAATTATGCACCGCTTCCAGCGCCTGCAGTAGAAAAAGCAAAAGCCATTTTGCGGTCGGTTACCTACGATGGTCAGCCACTGCTGAAATAA
- a CDS encoding Rrf2 family transcriptional regulator: MKFNTKTRYGIRVMIEVALNGGPEGIYQKDIAENLDLSVKYLDQIIASLKAAGLIANVRGRKSGYVLGRDPSQITIYDIHRAFEPGIYVVDCLSKNYECEKASRCTARDFWDILNQKVVDHFKSITVEALVADVRKRNEEKA; the protein is encoded by the coding sequence GTGAAGTTTAATACGAAAACCAGGTATGGGATCCGTGTAATGATTGAGGTTGCATTAAACGGAGGTCCAGAGGGAATTTATCAAAAGGATATTGCCGAAAATCTGGATTTGTCGGTAAAATACCTCGACCAGATTATTGCTTCACTGAAAGCAGCAGGTTTAATTGCCAATGTACGCGGACGAAAAAGTGGCTACGTTCTTGGACGCGATCCTTCCCAAATTACCATCTACGATATCCACCGGGCCTTCGAACCGGGGATTTATGTTGTCGATTGCCTTTCGAAAAACTACGAATGCGAGAAAGCAAGCCGTTGCACAGCCCGCGACTTCTGGGATATTTTAAACCAAAAAGTCGTTGACCATTTTAAAAGTATCACGGTTGAGGCGCTGGTGGCCGATGTGCGAAAACGCAACGAAGAAAAAGCGTGA
- a CDS encoding YceI family protein, with the protein MRRKIYIGKVLFQVGLFVFLLHFGGRAEGADFRGVCQLAKVRIDGSTNVNQFHFYYEQPLTENFSFAVLPTDSNRLDSLSFFIPIEHIDASNPAMLDDFKELLKASQYPKIQITISDAELLHIFTSRDVKNIPIDITIAGMTNDYVSPMEVVRSEKNLIVVKGRTRIQLTDYNISPPRRFLGMIRVKDEVFINFDIKLITQKANSP; encoded by the coding sequence ATGAGAAGAAAGATTTACATAGGGAAGGTGTTGTTTCAGGTTGGTCTTTTCGTTTTTCTGCTGCATTTCGGAGGACGGGCAGAAGGAGCGGATTTCAGAGGAGTCTGCCAACTTGCCAAAGTGCGTATTGATGGTTCGACAAATGTCAATCAGTTTCATTTTTATTATGAGCAGCCTCTGACAGAGAACTTTTCATTTGCAGTGCTTCCTACCGATTCCAACCGTCTCGATTCTCTCTCTTTTTTCATACCCATCGAACATATCGATGCCAGTAATCCGGCAATGCTTGATGATTTTAAGGAATTGCTGAAGGCATCGCAATACCCGAAAATTCAAATTACCATTAGTGACGCCGAATTACTGCATATTTTTACTTCCCGGGACGTCAAGAATATTCCGATAGATATAACCATCGCGGGTATGACCAATGATTATGTTTCGCCAATGGAAGTGGTCCGCAGCGAGAAGAATCTGATTGTTGTCAAAGGAAGGACCCGCATTCAACTGACGGATTACAACATTTCTCCGCCGCGTCGTTTCCTGGGAATGATCCGGGTGAAAGACGAAGTATTTATTAATTTTGATATCAAATTAATCACCCAAAAAGCCAATTCGCCGTGA
- a CDS encoding YceI family protein, producing the protein MRVISLLAAVLFLGNWQVKAQESFHLVADKSSAEVDGTSTLHDWNMKTTDLKCAAVMEMDGTVVNNIENVAFSCPAKSLKSHESSMMDKKAYKAIKSDKHPEILFTSDKVENLESNGNEFSGDLVGKLQLVGVTKTIKIPFKGKVTDASHAVVNGSFKLKMSEYGIEQVTAMLGAIKTGDDLTIKYNFELGK; encoded by the coding sequence ATGAGAGTAATATCGTTGCTTGCTGCCGTCCTTTTTTTGGGGAATTGGCAGGTGAAAGCGCAGGAGTCATTCCACTTGGTAGCTGATAAAAGTTCTGCAGAGGTAGATGGGACTTCGACACTACACGATTGGAATATGAAAACAACTGATTTGAAGTGTGCCGCAGTGATGGAAATGGATGGAACAGTTGTTAATAATATTGAAAACGTGGCATTCTCTTGTCCGGCCAAAAGTCTTAAAAGTCATGAAAGTTCCATGATGGATAAAAAAGCTTATAAGGCTATTAAGAGTGATAAGCATCCTGAAATCCTTTTTACTTCGGATAAAGTGGAAAATTTGGAGAGCAATGGAAATGAATTTAGTGGAGATTTAGTAGGAAAACTACAATTGGTCGGAGTAACCAAGACCATAAAAATTCCTTTTAAGGGTAAGGTAACGGATGCTTCCCATGCAGTCGTTAATGGTAGTTTTAAACTGAAAATGTCGGAATACGGAATTGAGCAGGTAACAGCCATGCTTGGCGCTATCAAAACCGGTGACGACCTCACCATCAAATATAATTTTGAATTAGGCAAATAG